A stretch of the Apteryx mantelli isolate bAptMan1 chromosome 3, bAptMan1.hap1, whole genome shotgun sequence genome encodes the following:
- the RIN2 gene encoding ras and Rab interactor 2 isoform X4: MSSLTMEARCLDKRGSFFKLIDTIASEIGELKQEMVQTDLALEDEPGGLQSLVKDMDNVSPEKKDVKGCPRDSGYDSLSNKLSVLDKLLHTHPVWLQLGLNDAEAVEILQTQPPGIFLVRKSARLQKKVISLRLPGECGSCLKEFAIKESTYTFSLEGSGISFADLFRLIAFYCISRDVLPFTLKLPHAIAAAKTEAELEEIAQLGLSFWSSPANSNPPNPSPPRRPAPADSARKDARQLCLINGVHAIRTRTPSELECSQTNGALCFINPLFLKVHSQDVSGSLKRQSPRAQDANGTERPRSPPPRPPPPAINSSLTSPQLSRTIKPASMPAPVSQKQQRDSGALRSKPAPVPPPRLKKQAVCSEAEGSGKPAAAAAAAAPRPGGGSPSARASEAPGAAGAAPPAQDPAASKKSPAAAAANGESPAQWDGGRQRLSDMSISTSSSDSLDFDRSMPLFGYEGDTNSSLEDFEGESDQESMAPPLKPKKKRNSSFVLPKIVKSQLRKVSGVFSSFMTPEKRMIKKIAEMSRDKRTYFGCLVQDYVSFLQENKECHVSSTDMLQTIRQFMTQVKNYLSQSSELDPPIESLIPEDQIGRLYGADDFLPVLTYVLAQCDMLELDTEIEYMMELLDPSLLHGEGGYYLTSAYGALSLIKNFQEEQAARLLSSEARDTLRQWHKRRTTNRTIPSVDDFQNYLRVAFQEVNSGCTGKTLLVRPYITTEDVCQLCAEKFKVDNPEEYSLFLFVDDTWQQLTEDTYPQKIKAELHSRPQPQVFHFVYKRINSDPYGAIFQNNDDSAS; the protein is encoded by the exons CTTAGTAAAGGACATGGATAATGTCTCTCCTGAGAAAAAGGATGTAAAAGGCTGCCCCCGGGACTCTGGCTACGACAGCCTGTCCAACAAGCTAAGCGTATTGGACAAGCTTCTCCATACTCAccctgtgtggctgcagcttgGTCTGAACGATGCTGAAGCCGTGGAGATCCTGCAGACCCAGCCGCCCGGG ATATTTCTGGTTAGGAAATCAGCAAGACTGCAGAAAAAGGTCATATCTCTGCGTCTGCCCGGTGAATGTGGGTCCTGCCTGAAAGAATTTGCAATAAAAGAAAGCACATACA CTTTTTCCTTGGAGGGGTCTGGAATAAGTTTTGCTGATTTATTCAGGCTCATTGCTTTCTACTGTATTAGCAG GGATGTCCTGCCGTTCACCCTGAAGTTGCCTCATGCTATTGCAGCAGCAAAGACAGAAGCTGAACTTGAAGAGATTGCTCAGCTCGGACTGA GTTTTTGGAGCTCGCCGGCTAACAGCAACCCCCCGAATCcttcgcctccccgccggcctgCGCCCGCAGACAGCGCTCGCAAAGACGCGCGCCAGCTCTGCCTTATAAATGGCGTGCACGCTATACGGACCCGGACGCCCTCGGAGCTGGAGTGCAGCCAGACCAACGGAGCTCTGTGCTTCATTAATCCCCTCTTCTTAAAAGTGCACAGCCAGGACGTTAGCGGGAGCCTGAAAAGGCAGAGCCCGCGCGCTCAAGACGCGAATGGCACCGAGAggcctcgctcccccccgcccagACCGCCACCTCCTGCTATTAATAGCAGCCTGACGAGCCCGCAGCTTTCCCGGACTATAAAGCCGGCGAGCATGCCAGCGCCGGTCAGCCAGAAGCAGCAGCGAGACTCGGGCGCGCTGCGCAGCAAGCCGGCCcccgtcccgccgccccggctgAAGAAGCAGGCCGTCTGCTCGGAGGCGGAGGGCAGCGGcaagcccgcggcggcggcggcggctgcagcccctcggcccggcggcggcagcccctcGGCGCGCGCCTCCGAAGCGCCCGGCGCTGCAGGTGCCGCCCCGCCTGCGCAGGATCCGGCAGCCTCCAAGaagagcccggcggcggcggcggcgaacgGTGAGTCACCGGCGCAGTGGGATGGAGGCAGGCAGAGGCTGAGCGACATGAGCATTTCCACCTCCTCCTCCGACTCGCTGGACTTCGATCGGAGCATGCCCTTGTTCGGCTACGAGGGGGACACTAACAGCAGCCTGGAGGATTTTGAGGGGGAGAGCGACCAGGAGAGCATGGCCCCCCCTTTGAAgcccaagaagaaaagaaacagctcgTTTGTTCTCCCCAAGATTGTGAAATCTCAGCTCCGGAAAGTTAGTGGCGTTTTCAGTTCCTTCATGACCCCCGAAAAGAGGATGATCAAGAAAATCGCGGAGATGTCCCGGGACAAGCGCACTTACTTTGGCTGCTTAGTGCAGGACTATGTCAGCTTTCTGCAGGAAAACAAGGAGTGCCATGTCTCCAGCACCGACATGCTGCAAACGATCCGGCAGTTCATGACCCAGGTCAAGAACTACTTGTCCCAAAGCTCCGAACTCGACCCCCCGATTGAGTCCCTGATCCCCGAGGACCAAATAG GGAGGCTGTATGGAGCTGATGACTTCTTGCCTGTGTTGACATATGTACTAGCCCAGTGTGATATGCTAGAGCTGGATACTGAAATTGAATACATGATGGAATTGCTGGATCCATCTTTGCTGCACGGAGAAg GAGGCTACTACTTGACAAGCGCATACGGAGCACTTTCATTGATCAAGAACTTCCAGGAAGAACAGGCTGCCCGACTGCTGAGTTCGGAAGCCAGAGATACCCTCCGGCAATGGCATAAGAGGAGGACAACTAACAGAACAATACCTTCAGTTGATGATTTTCAG AACTACCTTCGCGTTGCATTCCAGGAAGTTAACAGTGGATGTACAGGAAAGACCTTGCTAGTAAGACCATACATCACTACGGAAGATGTGTGTCAGCTCTGTGCTGAAAAGTTTAAAGTGGACAATCCCGAAGAATATAGCCTGTTTCTTTTTGTTGATGACACCTGGCAGCAACTGACAGAAGATACCTACCCTCAGAAAATCAAGGCCGAGTTGCACAGCCGCCCGCAACCCCAGGTCTTTCACTTTGTCTACAAGCGCATTAACAGCGATCCTTATGGTGCCATTTTTCAAAACAACGATGACTCTGCTTCTTAA
- the RIN2 gene encoding ras and Rab interactor 2 isoform X1: MSSLTMEARCLDKRGSFFKLIDTIASEIGELKQEMVQTDLALEDEPGGLQSLVKDMDNVSPEKKDVKGCPRDSGYDSLSNKLSVLDKLLHTHPVWLQLGLNDAEAVEILQTQPPGIFLVRKSARLQKKVISLRLPGECGSCLKEFAIKESTYTFSLEGSGISFADLFRLIAFYCISRDVLPFTLKLPHAIAAAKTEAELEEIAQLGLSFWSSPANSNPPNPSPPRRPAPADSARKDARQLCLINGVHAIRTRTPSELECSQTNGALCFINPLFLKVHSQDVSGSLKRQSPRAQDANGTERPRSPPPRPPPPAINSSLTSPQLSRTIKPASMPAPVSQKQQRDSGALRSKPAPVPPPRLKKQAVCSEAEGSGKPAAAAAAAAPRPGGGSPSARASEAPGAAGAAPPAQDPAASKKSPAAAAANGESPAQWDGGRQRLSDMSISTSSSDSLDFDRSMPLFGYEGDTNSSLEDFEGESDQESMAPPLKPKKKRNSSFVLPKIVKSQLRKVSGVFSSFMTPEKRMIKKIAEMSRDKRTYFGCLVQDYVSFLQENKECHVSSTDMLQTIRQFMTQVKNYLSQSSELDPPIESLIPEDQIDVVLEKAMHKCILKPLKGHIEAMLKEFHTADGSWKQLKENLQLVRQRNPQELGVFVPTPDFVDVEKIKVKFMSMQKMYSPEKKVMLLLRVCKLIYTVMENNSGRLYGADDFLPVLTYVLAQCDMLELDTEIEYMMELLDPSLLHGEGGYYLTSAYGALSLIKNFQEEQAARLLSSEARDTLRQWHKRRTTNRTIPSVDDFQNYLRVAFQEVNSGCTGKTLLVRPYITTEDVCQLCAEKFKVDNPEEYSLFLFVDDTWQQLTEDTYPQKIKAELHSRPQPQVFHFVYKRINSDPYGAIFQNNDDSAS, encoded by the exons CTTAGTAAAGGACATGGATAATGTCTCTCCTGAGAAAAAGGATGTAAAAGGCTGCCCCCGGGACTCTGGCTACGACAGCCTGTCCAACAAGCTAAGCGTATTGGACAAGCTTCTCCATACTCAccctgtgtggctgcagcttgGTCTGAACGATGCTGAAGCCGTGGAGATCCTGCAGACCCAGCCGCCCGGG ATATTTCTGGTTAGGAAATCAGCAAGACTGCAGAAAAAGGTCATATCTCTGCGTCTGCCCGGTGAATGTGGGTCCTGCCTGAAAGAATTTGCAATAAAAGAAAGCACATACA CTTTTTCCTTGGAGGGGTCTGGAATAAGTTTTGCTGATTTATTCAGGCTCATTGCTTTCTACTGTATTAGCAG GGATGTCCTGCCGTTCACCCTGAAGTTGCCTCATGCTATTGCAGCAGCAAAGACAGAAGCTGAACTTGAAGAGATTGCTCAGCTCGGACTGA GTTTTTGGAGCTCGCCGGCTAACAGCAACCCCCCGAATCcttcgcctccccgccggcctgCGCCCGCAGACAGCGCTCGCAAAGACGCGCGCCAGCTCTGCCTTATAAATGGCGTGCACGCTATACGGACCCGGACGCCCTCGGAGCTGGAGTGCAGCCAGACCAACGGAGCTCTGTGCTTCATTAATCCCCTCTTCTTAAAAGTGCACAGCCAGGACGTTAGCGGGAGCCTGAAAAGGCAGAGCCCGCGCGCTCAAGACGCGAATGGCACCGAGAggcctcgctcccccccgcccagACCGCCACCTCCTGCTATTAATAGCAGCCTGACGAGCCCGCAGCTTTCCCGGACTATAAAGCCGGCGAGCATGCCAGCGCCGGTCAGCCAGAAGCAGCAGCGAGACTCGGGCGCGCTGCGCAGCAAGCCGGCCcccgtcccgccgccccggctgAAGAAGCAGGCCGTCTGCTCGGAGGCGGAGGGCAGCGGcaagcccgcggcggcggcggcggctgcagcccctcggcccggcggcggcagcccctcGGCGCGCGCCTCCGAAGCGCCCGGCGCTGCAGGTGCCGCCCCGCCTGCGCAGGATCCGGCAGCCTCCAAGaagagcccggcggcggcggcggcgaacgGTGAGTCACCGGCGCAGTGGGATGGAGGCAGGCAGAGGCTGAGCGACATGAGCATTTCCACCTCCTCCTCCGACTCGCTGGACTTCGATCGGAGCATGCCCTTGTTCGGCTACGAGGGGGACACTAACAGCAGCCTGGAGGATTTTGAGGGGGAGAGCGACCAGGAGAGCATGGCCCCCCCTTTGAAgcccaagaagaaaagaaacagctcgTTTGTTCTCCCCAAGATTGTGAAATCTCAGCTCCGGAAAGTTAGTGGCGTTTTCAGTTCCTTCATGACCCCCGAAAAGAGGATGATCAAGAAAATCGCGGAGATGTCCCGGGACAAGCGCACTTACTTTGGCTGCTTAGTGCAGGACTATGTCAGCTTTCTGCAGGAAAACAAGGAGTGCCATGTCTCCAGCACCGACATGCTGCAAACGATCCGGCAGTTCATGACCCAGGTCAAGAACTACTTGTCCCAAAGCTCCGAACTCGACCCCCCGATTGAGTCCCTGATCCCCGAGGACCAAATAG ATGTGGTGCTGGAGAAGGCCATGCACAAGTGCATCCTGAAGCCGCTGAAGGGCCACATTGAAGCGATGCTGAAAGAGTTTCACACTGCCGACGGTTCTTGGAAACAGCTAAAGGAAAACCTGCAGCTGGTGCGGCAGAGGAATCCTCAGGAACTGGGTGTGTTTGTTCCAACGCCAGACTTTGTGGACGTTGAAAAGATTAAAGTCAAGTTCATGTCCATGCAGAAAATGTATTCACCTGAAAAGAAAGTCATGCTGCTACTGAGAGTTTGCAAATTGATTTACACTGTTATGGAGAATAACTCAG GGAGGCTGTATGGAGCTGATGACTTCTTGCCTGTGTTGACATATGTACTAGCCCAGTGTGATATGCTAGAGCTGGATACTGAAATTGAATACATGATGGAATTGCTGGATCCATCTTTGCTGCACGGAGAAg GAGGCTACTACTTGACAAGCGCATACGGAGCACTTTCATTGATCAAGAACTTCCAGGAAGAACAGGCTGCCCGACTGCTGAGTTCGGAAGCCAGAGATACCCTCCGGCAATGGCATAAGAGGAGGACAACTAACAGAACAATACCTTCAGTTGATGATTTTCAG AACTACCTTCGCGTTGCATTCCAGGAAGTTAACAGTGGATGTACAGGAAAGACCTTGCTAGTAAGACCATACATCACTACGGAAGATGTGTGTCAGCTCTGTGCTGAAAAGTTTAAAGTGGACAATCCCGAAGAATATAGCCTGTTTCTTTTTGTTGATGACACCTGGCAGCAACTGACAGAAGATACCTACCCTCAGAAAATCAAGGCCGAGTTGCACAGCCGCCCGCAACCCCAGGTCTTTCACTTTGTCTACAAGCGCATTAACAGCGATCCTTATGGTGCCATTTTTCAAAACAACGATGACTCTGCTTCTTAA
- the RIN2 gene encoding ras and Rab interactor 2 isoform X2, translating into MGKLRVTTATLGLPSFFRFLIPNSLVKDMDNVSPEKKDVKGCPRDSGYDSLSNKLSVLDKLLHTHPVWLQLGLNDAEAVEILQTQPPGIFLVRKSARLQKKVISLRLPGECGSCLKEFAIKESTYTFSLEGSGISFADLFRLIAFYCISRDVLPFTLKLPHAIAAAKTEAELEEIAQLGLSFWSSPANSNPPNPSPPRRPAPADSARKDARQLCLINGVHAIRTRTPSELECSQTNGALCFINPLFLKVHSQDVSGSLKRQSPRAQDANGTERPRSPPPRPPPPAINSSLTSPQLSRTIKPASMPAPVSQKQQRDSGALRSKPAPVPPPRLKKQAVCSEAEGSGKPAAAAAAAAPRPGGGSPSARASEAPGAAGAAPPAQDPAASKKSPAAAAANGESPAQWDGGRQRLSDMSISTSSSDSLDFDRSMPLFGYEGDTNSSLEDFEGESDQESMAPPLKPKKKRNSSFVLPKIVKSQLRKVSGVFSSFMTPEKRMIKKIAEMSRDKRTYFGCLVQDYVSFLQENKECHVSSTDMLQTIRQFMTQVKNYLSQSSELDPPIESLIPEDQIDVVLEKAMHKCILKPLKGHIEAMLKEFHTADGSWKQLKENLQLVRQRNPQELGVFVPTPDFVDVEKIKVKFMSMQKMYSPEKKVMLLLRVCKLIYTVMENNSGRLYGADDFLPVLTYVLAQCDMLELDTEIEYMMELLDPSLLHGEGGYYLTSAYGALSLIKNFQEEQAARLLSSEARDTLRQWHKRRTTNRTIPSVDDFQNYLRVAFQEVNSGCTGKTLLVRPYITTEDVCQLCAEKFKVDNPEEYSLFLFVDDTWQQLTEDTYPQKIKAELHSRPQPQVFHFVYKRINSDPYGAIFQNNDDSAS; encoded by the exons ATGGGGAAGCTTCGCGTAACAACAGCAACTCTTGGACTACCCAGTTTCTTTAGATTTTTAATACCCAACAG CTTAGTAAAGGACATGGATAATGTCTCTCCTGAGAAAAAGGATGTAAAAGGCTGCCCCCGGGACTCTGGCTACGACAGCCTGTCCAACAAGCTAAGCGTATTGGACAAGCTTCTCCATACTCAccctgtgtggctgcagcttgGTCTGAACGATGCTGAAGCCGTGGAGATCCTGCAGACCCAGCCGCCCGGG ATATTTCTGGTTAGGAAATCAGCAAGACTGCAGAAAAAGGTCATATCTCTGCGTCTGCCCGGTGAATGTGGGTCCTGCCTGAAAGAATTTGCAATAAAAGAAAGCACATACA CTTTTTCCTTGGAGGGGTCTGGAATAAGTTTTGCTGATTTATTCAGGCTCATTGCTTTCTACTGTATTAGCAG GGATGTCCTGCCGTTCACCCTGAAGTTGCCTCATGCTATTGCAGCAGCAAAGACAGAAGCTGAACTTGAAGAGATTGCTCAGCTCGGACTGA GTTTTTGGAGCTCGCCGGCTAACAGCAACCCCCCGAATCcttcgcctccccgccggcctgCGCCCGCAGACAGCGCTCGCAAAGACGCGCGCCAGCTCTGCCTTATAAATGGCGTGCACGCTATACGGACCCGGACGCCCTCGGAGCTGGAGTGCAGCCAGACCAACGGAGCTCTGTGCTTCATTAATCCCCTCTTCTTAAAAGTGCACAGCCAGGACGTTAGCGGGAGCCTGAAAAGGCAGAGCCCGCGCGCTCAAGACGCGAATGGCACCGAGAggcctcgctcccccccgcccagACCGCCACCTCCTGCTATTAATAGCAGCCTGACGAGCCCGCAGCTTTCCCGGACTATAAAGCCGGCGAGCATGCCAGCGCCGGTCAGCCAGAAGCAGCAGCGAGACTCGGGCGCGCTGCGCAGCAAGCCGGCCcccgtcccgccgccccggctgAAGAAGCAGGCCGTCTGCTCGGAGGCGGAGGGCAGCGGcaagcccgcggcggcggcggcggctgcagcccctcggcccggcggcggcagcccctcGGCGCGCGCCTCCGAAGCGCCCGGCGCTGCAGGTGCCGCCCCGCCTGCGCAGGATCCGGCAGCCTCCAAGaagagcccggcggcggcggcggcgaacgGTGAGTCACCGGCGCAGTGGGATGGAGGCAGGCAGAGGCTGAGCGACATGAGCATTTCCACCTCCTCCTCCGACTCGCTGGACTTCGATCGGAGCATGCCCTTGTTCGGCTACGAGGGGGACACTAACAGCAGCCTGGAGGATTTTGAGGGGGAGAGCGACCAGGAGAGCATGGCCCCCCCTTTGAAgcccaagaagaaaagaaacagctcgTTTGTTCTCCCCAAGATTGTGAAATCTCAGCTCCGGAAAGTTAGTGGCGTTTTCAGTTCCTTCATGACCCCCGAAAAGAGGATGATCAAGAAAATCGCGGAGATGTCCCGGGACAAGCGCACTTACTTTGGCTGCTTAGTGCAGGACTATGTCAGCTTTCTGCAGGAAAACAAGGAGTGCCATGTCTCCAGCACCGACATGCTGCAAACGATCCGGCAGTTCATGACCCAGGTCAAGAACTACTTGTCCCAAAGCTCCGAACTCGACCCCCCGATTGAGTCCCTGATCCCCGAGGACCAAATAG ATGTGGTGCTGGAGAAGGCCATGCACAAGTGCATCCTGAAGCCGCTGAAGGGCCACATTGAAGCGATGCTGAAAGAGTTTCACACTGCCGACGGTTCTTGGAAACAGCTAAAGGAAAACCTGCAGCTGGTGCGGCAGAGGAATCCTCAGGAACTGGGTGTGTTTGTTCCAACGCCAGACTTTGTGGACGTTGAAAAGATTAAAGTCAAGTTCATGTCCATGCAGAAAATGTATTCACCTGAAAAGAAAGTCATGCTGCTACTGAGAGTTTGCAAATTGATTTACACTGTTATGGAGAATAACTCAG GGAGGCTGTATGGAGCTGATGACTTCTTGCCTGTGTTGACATATGTACTAGCCCAGTGTGATATGCTAGAGCTGGATACTGAAATTGAATACATGATGGAATTGCTGGATCCATCTTTGCTGCACGGAGAAg GAGGCTACTACTTGACAAGCGCATACGGAGCACTTTCATTGATCAAGAACTTCCAGGAAGAACAGGCTGCCCGACTGCTGAGTTCGGAAGCCAGAGATACCCTCCGGCAATGGCATAAGAGGAGGACAACTAACAGAACAATACCTTCAGTTGATGATTTTCAG AACTACCTTCGCGTTGCATTCCAGGAAGTTAACAGTGGATGTACAGGAAAGACCTTGCTAGTAAGACCATACATCACTACGGAAGATGTGTGTCAGCTCTGTGCTGAAAAGTTTAAAGTGGACAATCCCGAAGAATATAGCCTGTTTCTTTTTGTTGATGACACCTGGCAGCAACTGACAGAAGATACCTACCCTCAGAAAATCAAGGCCGAGTTGCACAGCCGCCCGCAACCCCAGGTCTTTCACTTTGTCTACAAGCGCATTAACAGCGATCCTTATGGTGCCATTTTTCAAAACAACGATGACTCTGCTTCTTAA
- the RIN2 gene encoding ras and Rab interactor 2 isoform X5 — protein sequence MSSLTMEARCLDKRGSFFKLIDTIASEIGELKQEMVQTDLALEDEPGGLQSLVKDMDNVSPEKKDVKGCPRDSGYDSLSNKLSVLDKLLHTHPVWLQLGLNDAEAVEILQTQPPGIFLVRKSARLQKKVISLRLPGECGSCLKEFAIKESTYTFSLEGSGISFADLFRLIAFYCISRDVLPFTLKLPHAIAAAKTEAELEEIAQLGLSFWSSPANSNPPNPSPPRRPAPADSARKDARQLCLINGVHAIRTRTPSELECSQTNGALCFINPLFLKVHSQDVSGSLKRQSPRAQDANGTERPRSPPPRPPPPAINSSLTSPQLSRTIKPASMPAPVSQKQQRDSGALRSKPAPVPPPRLKKQAVCSEAEGSGKPAAAAAAAAPRPGGGSPSARASEAPGAAGAAPPAQDPAASKKSPAAAAANGESPAQWDGGRQRLSDMSISTSSSDSLDFDRSMPLFGYEGDTNSSLEDFEGESDQESMAPPLKPKKKRNSSFVLPKIVKSQLRKVSGVFSSFMTPEKRMIKKIAEMSRDKRTYFGCLVQDYVSFLQENKECHVSSTDMLQTIRQFMTQVKNYLSQSSELDPPIESLIPEDQIDVVLEKAMHKCILKPLKGHIEAMLKEFHTADGSWKQLKENLQLVRQRNPQELGVFVPTPDFVDVEKIKVKFMSMQKMYSPEKKVMLLLRVCKLIYTVMENNSGRLYGADDFLPVLTYVLAQCDMLELDTEIEYMMELLDPSLLHGEELPSRCIPGS from the exons CTTAGTAAAGGACATGGATAATGTCTCTCCTGAGAAAAAGGATGTAAAAGGCTGCCCCCGGGACTCTGGCTACGACAGCCTGTCCAACAAGCTAAGCGTATTGGACAAGCTTCTCCATACTCAccctgtgtggctgcagcttgGTCTGAACGATGCTGAAGCCGTGGAGATCCTGCAGACCCAGCCGCCCGGG ATATTTCTGGTTAGGAAATCAGCAAGACTGCAGAAAAAGGTCATATCTCTGCGTCTGCCCGGTGAATGTGGGTCCTGCCTGAAAGAATTTGCAATAAAAGAAAGCACATACA CTTTTTCCTTGGAGGGGTCTGGAATAAGTTTTGCTGATTTATTCAGGCTCATTGCTTTCTACTGTATTAGCAG GGATGTCCTGCCGTTCACCCTGAAGTTGCCTCATGCTATTGCAGCAGCAAAGACAGAAGCTGAACTTGAAGAGATTGCTCAGCTCGGACTGA GTTTTTGGAGCTCGCCGGCTAACAGCAACCCCCCGAATCcttcgcctccccgccggcctgCGCCCGCAGACAGCGCTCGCAAAGACGCGCGCCAGCTCTGCCTTATAAATGGCGTGCACGCTATACGGACCCGGACGCCCTCGGAGCTGGAGTGCAGCCAGACCAACGGAGCTCTGTGCTTCATTAATCCCCTCTTCTTAAAAGTGCACAGCCAGGACGTTAGCGGGAGCCTGAAAAGGCAGAGCCCGCGCGCTCAAGACGCGAATGGCACCGAGAggcctcgctcccccccgcccagACCGCCACCTCCTGCTATTAATAGCAGCCTGACGAGCCCGCAGCTTTCCCGGACTATAAAGCCGGCGAGCATGCCAGCGCCGGTCAGCCAGAAGCAGCAGCGAGACTCGGGCGCGCTGCGCAGCAAGCCGGCCcccgtcccgccgccccggctgAAGAAGCAGGCCGTCTGCTCGGAGGCGGAGGGCAGCGGcaagcccgcggcggcggcggcggctgcagcccctcggcccggcggcggcagcccctcGGCGCGCGCCTCCGAAGCGCCCGGCGCTGCAGGTGCCGCCCCGCCTGCGCAGGATCCGGCAGCCTCCAAGaagagcccggcggcggcggcggcgaacgGTGAGTCACCGGCGCAGTGGGATGGAGGCAGGCAGAGGCTGAGCGACATGAGCATTTCCACCTCCTCCTCCGACTCGCTGGACTTCGATCGGAGCATGCCCTTGTTCGGCTACGAGGGGGACACTAACAGCAGCCTGGAGGATTTTGAGGGGGAGAGCGACCAGGAGAGCATGGCCCCCCCTTTGAAgcccaagaagaaaagaaacagctcgTTTGTTCTCCCCAAGATTGTGAAATCTCAGCTCCGGAAAGTTAGTGGCGTTTTCAGTTCCTTCATGACCCCCGAAAAGAGGATGATCAAGAAAATCGCGGAGATGTCCCGGGACAAGCGCACTTACTTTGGCTGCTTAGTGCAGGACTATGTCAGCTTTCTGCAGGAAAACAAGGAGTGCCATGTCTCCAGCACCGACATGCTGCAAACGATCCGGCAGTTCATGACCCAGGTCAAGAACTACTTGTCCCAAAGCTCCGAACTCGACCCCCCGATTGAGTCCCTGATCCCCGAGGACCAAATAG ATGTGGTGCTGGAGAAGGCCATGCACAAGTGCATCCTGAAGCCGCTGAAGGGCCACATTGAAGCGATGCTGAAAGAGTTTCACACTGCCGACGGTTCTTGGAAACAGCTAAAGGAAAACCTGCAGCTGGTGCGGCAGAGGAATCCTCAGGAACTGGGTGTGTTTGTTCCAACGCCAGACTTTGTGGACGTTGAAAAGATTAAAGTCAAGTTCATGTCCATGCAGAAAATGTATTCACCTGAAAAGAAAGTCATGCTGCTACTGAGAGTTTGCAAATTGATTTACACTGTTATGGAGAATAACTCAG GGAGGCTGTATGGAGCTGATGACTTCTTGCCTGTGTTGACATATGTACTAGCCCAGTGTGATATGCTAGAGCTGGATACTGAAATTGAATACATGATGGAATTGCTGGATCCATCTTTGCTGCACGGAGAAg AACTACCTTCGCGTTGCATTCCAGGAAGTTAA